A section of the Drosophila subobscura isolate 14011-0131.10 chromosome A, UCBerk_Dsub_1.0, whole genome shotgun sequence genome encodes:
- the LOC117895203 gene encoding collagen alpha-1(I) chain isoform X23 — protein sequence MATNRSTRLLVLLVLTALVANHQARAAAAILKCAGKSAVCVGPLTYQLCVDDLTTGNVIPCQTSTRCVTDGIEICEPIKIDAEAPTAAVAKMVTITDSPAAVSESALLVDGTGTGNSNATTNTISTEGLGSSTSAGPTTTPAETTTAPAETTNILETTTEISWSEVSLDPESTTSVINENTTNTNAPGQSEPNATEGSTAAPGEVSPNNPAGSTSAPGTPEDPSAPAGSTNAPGTPADPNVPAGSTAAPGSPEDPNAPAGSTATPGTPADPNAPAGSTADPGNPADPNAPAGSTNAPDTPADPNVPAGSTADPGNPADPNAPAGSTNAPGTPADPNVPADSTAAPGVPNAPAGSTASPGTPSDPNAPAGSTAAPGNPADPNAPAGSTNAPDTPADPNVPAGSTAAPGSPEDPNAPAGSTSTPGTPADPNAPAGSTADPGNPADPNAPAGSTNAPGTPADPNVPAGSTAAPGSPEDPNAPAGSTATPGTPADPNAPAGSTADPGNPADPNAPAGSTATPGTPADPNTPAGSTAAPGSPEDPNAPAGSTSTPGTPADPNAPAGSTADPGNPADPNAPAGSTNAPGTPADPNVPAGSTAAPGSPEDPNAPADPNAPAGSTADPGNPADPNAPAGSTNAPGTPADPNVPAGSTAAPGSPEDPNAPADPNAPAGSTADPGNPADPNAPAGSTNAPGTPADPNVPAGSTAAPGSPEDPNAPAGSTATPGTPADPNAPAGSTADPGNPADPNAPAGSTNAPGTPADPNVPADSTAAPGVPNAPAGSTASSGTPSDPNAPAGSTAAPGSPEDPNAPADPNAPAGSTADPGNPADPNAPAGSTNAPGTPAAPNVPAGSTAAPGSPEDPNAPADPNAPAGSTAAPGIPENSNSGSTAAPGTPADPNAPAVSTAPLLVPLLIPTLQLFRLLLLVFLKIQTLVRLPHLVILLIPTLQLVPLPLLAPQLVRLQLLVLLLIQMLQLVPLRLQVLRLIPTLQLSHGVSARIISFFQARLDQLFVQFSIYRSGQVDHIMQKILVLIQLKDPEMASSPSHPIGRFNSGQTGRSG from the exons atggcaaCGAACCGATCGACCAGACTTCTAGTCTTGCTTGTG CTCACGGCCCTAGTGGCCAACCACCAGGCAAGGGCAGCCGCCGCCATTCTTAAGTGCGCCGGCAAGTCAGCTGTCTGCGTGGGACCTCTTACCTATCAGCTCTGCGTGGACGATTTGACGACGGGTAATGTGATTCCCTGCCAGACGAGCACGCGATGCGTCACCGATGGCATCGAGATATGCGAGCCCATCAAGATAGACGCAGAGGCACCCACGGCGGCTGTGGCCAAGATGGTGACAATTACCGACAGTCCAGCTGCCGTCAGCGAATCTGCCCTGCTTGTCGACGGCACCGGAACCGGCAATTCCAACGCCACCACTAATACAATCTCCACTGAGGGTCTCGGATCATCAACGTCCGCTGGGCCGACCACAACTCCAGCTGAGACAACCACTGCTCCCGCTgagacaacaaatattttggaaACAACCACAGAAATTTCATGGTCTGAGGTGTCCCTAGACCCGGAGTCCACGACTTCAGTTATTAACGAGAACACTACCAACACCAATGCACCTGGACAAAGCGAGCCCAACGCAACAGAAGGATCAACCGCTGCTCCTGGAGAAGTAAGTCCCAACAACCCGGCAGGTTCGACATCCGCTCCTGGTACTCCCGAAGATCCAAGCGCTCCAGCAGGCTCGACTAACGCTCCTGGTACCCCTGCTGATCCAAATGTTCCAGCTGGTTCCACTGCCGCTCCTGGTAGTCCTGAAGATCCGAACGCTCCAGCAGGCTCGACTGCCACTCCTGGCACCCCTGCTGACCCCAACGCTCCAGCTGGTTCCACTGCCGATCCTGGTAATCCTGCTGATCCAAACGCTCCAGCAGGCTCAACTAACGCTCCTGATACCCCTGCTGATCCAAATGTTCCAGCTG GTTCCACTGCCGATCCTGGTAATCCTGCTGATCCAAACGCTCCAGCAGGCTCGACTAATGCTCCTGGTACCCCAGCTGATCCAAATGTTCCAGCTGATTCCACTGCCGCTCCTGGTGTTCCAAATGCTCCAGCTGGTTCGACTGCCTCTCCTGGTACCCCTTCTGATCCAAATGCTCCAGCTGGTTCCACTGCCGCTCCTGGAAATCCTGCTGATCCAAACGCTCCAGCAGGCTCGACTAACGCTCCTGATACCCCTGCTGATCCAAATGTTCCAGCTGGTTCCACTGCCGCTCCTGGTAGTCCTGAAGATCCGAACGCTCCAGCAGGCTCGACTTCCACTCCTGGCACCCCTGCTGACCCCAACGCTCCAGCTGGTTCCACTGCCGATCCTGGTAATCCTGCTGATCCAAACGCTCCAGCAGGCTCGACTAACGCTCCTGGTACCCCTGCTGATCCAAATGTTCCAGCTGGTTCCACTGCCGCTCCTGGTAGTCCTGAAGATCCGAACGCTCCAGCAGGCTCGACTGCCACTCCTGGCACCCCTGCTGACCCCAACGCTCCAGCTGGTTCCACTGCCGATCCTGGTAATCCTGCTGATCCAAACGCTCCAGCAGGCTCGACTGCCACGCCTGGCACCCCTGCTGACCCCAACACTCCAGCTGGTTCCACTGCCGCTCCTGGTAGTCCTGAAGATCCGAACGCTCCAGCAGGCTCGACTTCCACTCCTGGCACCCCTGCTGACCCCAACGCTCCAGCTGGTTCCACTGCCGATCCTGGTAATCCTGCTGATCCAAACGCTCCAGCAGGCTCGACTAACGCTCCTGGTACCCCTGCTGATCCAAATGTTCCAGCTGGTTCCACTGCCGCTCCTGGTAGTCCTGAAGATCCGAACGCTCCA GCTGACCCCAACGCTCCAGCTGGTTCCACTGCCGATCCTGGTAATCCTGCTGATCCAAACGCTCCAGCAGGCTCGACTAACGCTCCTGGTACCCCTGCTGATCCAAATGTTCCAGCTGGTTCCACTGCCGCTCCTGGTAGTCCTGAAGATCCGAACGCTCCA GCTGACCCCAACGCTCCAGCTGGTTCCACTGCCGATCCTGGTAATCCTGCTGATCCAAACGCTCCAGCAGGCTCGACTAACGCTCCTGGTACCCCTGCTGATCCAAATGTTCCAGCTGGTTCCACTGCCGCTCCTGGTAGTCCTGAAGATCCGAACGCTCCAGCAGGCTCGACTGCCACTCCTGGCACCCCTGCTGACCCCAACGCTCCAGCTGGTTCCACTGCCGATCCTGGTAATCCTGCTGATCCAAACGCTCCAGCAGGCTCGACTAACGCTCCTGGTACCCCAGCTGATCCAAATGTTCCAGCTGATTCCACTGCCGCTCCTGGTGTTCCAAATGCTCCAGCTGGTTCGACTGCCTCTTCTGGTACCCCTTCTGATCCAAATGCTCCAGCTGGTTCCACTGCCGCTCCTGGTAGTCCTGAAGATCCGAACGCTCCA GCTGACCCCAACGCTCCAGCTGGTTCCACTGCCGATCCTGGTAATCCTGCTGATCCAAACGCTCCAGCAGGCTCGACTAACGCTCCTGGTACCCCTGCTGCTCCAAATGTTCCAGCTGGTTCCACTGCCGCTCCTGGTAGTCCTGAAGATCCGAACGCTCCA GCTGACCCCAACGCTCCAGCTGGTTCCACTGCCGCTCCTGGTATTCCTGAAAATTCAAACTCTGGTTCGACTGCCGCTCCTGGCACGCCTGCTGATCCCAACGCTCCAGCTGTttcgactgct CCGCTCCTGGTACCCCTGCTGATCCCAACGCTCCAGCTGTttcgactgctgctcctggtaTTCCTGAAAATCCAAACGCTGGTTCGACTGCCGCACCTGGTAATCCTTCTCATCCCAACTCTCCAGCTGGTTCCACTGCCGCTCCTGGCACCCCAGCTGGTTCGACTCCAGCTTCTGGTACTCCTGCTGATCCAAATGCTACAGCTGGTTCCACTGCGGCTCCAGGTACTCCGGCTGATCCCAACGCTCCAGCTGAGTCATGGCGTCAGCGCCCGCATCATTTCTTTCTTCCAGGCCAGACTCGACCAACTCTTCGTCCAGTTCAGCATTTACCGATCTGGCCAAGTGGACCACATTATGCAAAAAATCCTGGTGTTGATTCAGCTGAAGGACCCCGAAATGGCTTCaagcccatcccatcccatcggCCGCTTCAATTCTGGCCAGACTGGCAGAAGTGGATGA
- the LOC117895203 gene encoding collagen alpha-1(I) chain isoform X24 — protein MATNRSTRLLVLLVLTALVANHQARAAAAILKCAGKSAVCVGPLTYQLCVDDLTTGNVIPCQTSTRCVTDGIEICEPIKIDAEAPTAAVAKMVTITDSPAAVSESALLVDGTGTGNSNATTNTISTEGLGSSTSAGPTTTPAETTTAPAETTNILETTTEISWSEVSLDPESTTSVINENTTNTNAPGQSEPNATEGSTAAPGEVSPNNPAGSTSAPGTPEDPSAPAGSTNAPGTPADPNVPAGSTAAPGSPEDPNAPAGSTATPGTPADPNAPAGSTADPGNPADPNAPAGSTNAPDTPADPNVPAGSTADPGNPADPNAPAGSTNAPGTPADPNVPADSTAAPGVPNAPAGSTASPGTPSDPNAPAGSTAAPGNPADPNAPAGSTNAPDTPADPNVPAGSTAAPGSPEDPNAPAGSTSTPGTPADPNAPAGSTADPGNPADPNAPAGSTNAPGTPADPNVPAGSTAAPGSPEDPNAPAGSTATPGTPADPNAPAGSTADPGNPADPNAPAGSTATPGTPADPNTPAGSTAAPGSPEDPNAPAGSTSTPGTPADPNAPAGSTADPGNPADPNAPAGSTNAPGTPADPNVPAGSTAAPGSPEDPNAPADPNAPAGSTADPGNPADPNAPAGSTNAPGTPADPNVPAGSTAAPGSPEDPNAPADPNAPAGSTADPGNPADPNAPAGSTNAPGTPADPNVPAGSTAAPGSPEDPNAPAGSTATPGTPADPNAPAGSTADPGNPADPNAPAGSTNAPGTPADPNVPADSTAAPGVPNAPAGSTASSGTPSDPNAPAGSTAAPGSPEDPNAPADPNAPAGSTADPGNPADPNAPAGSTNAPGTPAAPNVPAGSTAAPGSPEDPNAPADPNAPAGSTAAPGIPENSNSGSTAAPGTPADPNAPAVSTAPLLVPLLIPTLQLFRLLLLVFLKIQTLVRLPHLVILLIPTLQLVPLPLLAPQLVRLQLLVLLLIQMLQLVPLRLQARLDQLFVQFSIYRSGQVDHIMQKILVLIQLKDPEMASSPSHPIGRFNSGQTGRSG, from the exons atggcaaCGAACCGATCGACCAGACTTCTAGTCTTGCTTGTG CTCACGGCCCTAGTGGCCAACCACCAGGCAAGGGCAGCCGCCGCCATTCTTAAGTGCGCCGGCAAGTCAGCTGTCTGCGTGGGACCTCTTACCTATCAGCTCTGCGTGGACGATTTGACGACGGGTAATGTGATTCCCTGCCAGACGAGCACGCGATGCGTCACCGATGGCATCGAGATATGCGAGCCCATCAAGATAGACGCAGAGGCACCCACGGCGGCTGTGGCCAAGATGGTGACAATTACCGACAGTCCAGCTGCCGTCAGCGAATCTGCCCTGCTTGTCGACGGCACCGGAACCGGCAATTCCAACGCCACCACTAATACAATCTCCACTGAGGGTCTCGGATCATCAACGTCCGCTGGGCCGACCACAACTCCAGCTGAGACAACCACTGCTCCCGCTgagacaacaaatattttggaaACAACCACAGAAATTTCATGGTCTGAGGTGTCCCTAGACCCGGAGTCCACGACTTCAGTTATTAACGAGAACACTACCAACACCAATGCACCTGGACAAAGCGAGCCCAACGCAACAGAAGGATCAACCGCTGCTCCTGGAGAAGTAAGTCCCAACAACCCGGCAGGTTCGACATCCGCTCCTGGTACTCCCGAAGATCCAAGCGCTCCAGCAGGCTCGACTAACGCTCCTGGTACCCCTGCTGATCCAAATGTTCCAGCTGGTTCCACTGCCGCTCCTGGTAGTCCTGAAGATCCGAACGCTCCAGCAGGCTCGACTGCCACTCCTGGCACCCCTGCTGACCCCAACGCTCCAGCTGGTTCCACTGCCGATCCTGGTAATCCTGCTGATCCAAACGCTCCAGCAGGCTCAACTAACGCTCCTGATACCCCTGCTGATCCAAATGTTCCAGCTG GTTCCACTGCCGATCCTGGTAATCCTGCTGATCCAAACGCTCCAGCAGGCTCGACTAATGCTCCTGGTACCCCAGCTGATCCAAATGTTCCAGCTGATTCCACTGCCGCTCCTGGTGTTCCAAATGCTCCAGCTGGTTCGACTGCCTCTCCTGGTACCCCTTCTGATCCAAATGCTCCAGCTGGTTCCACTGCCGCTCCTGGAAATCCTGCTGATCCAAACGCTCCAGCAGGCTCGACTAACGCTCCTGATACCCCTGCTGATCCAAATGTTCCAGCTGGTTCCACTGCCGCTCCTGGTAGTCCTGAAGATCCGAACGCTCCAGCAGGCTCGACTTCCACTCCTGGCACCCCTGCTGACCCCAACGCTCCAGCTGGTTCCACTGCCGATCCTGGTAATCCTGCTGATCCAAACGCTCCAGCAGGCTCGACTAACGCTCCTGGTACCCCTGCTGATCCAAATGTTCCAGCTGGTTCCACTGCCGCTCCTGGTAGTCCTGAAGATCCGAACGCTCCAGCAGGCTCGACTGCCACTCCTGGCACCCCTGCTGACCCCAACGCTCCAGCTGGTTCCACTGCCGATCCTGGTAATCCTGCTGATCCAAACGCTCCAGCAGGCTCGACTGCCACGCCTGGCACCCCTGCTGACCCCAACACTCCAGCTGGTTCCACTGCCGCTCCTGGTAGTCCTGAAGATCCGAACGCTCCAGCAGGCTCGACTTCCACTCCTGGCACCCCTGCTGACCCCAACGCTCCAGCTGGTTCCACTGCCGATCCTGGTAATCCTGCTGATCCAAACGCTCCAGCAGGCTCGACTAACGCTCCTGGTACCCCTGCTGATCCAAATGTTCCAGCTGGTTCCACTGCCGCTCCTGGTAGTCCTGAAGATCCGAACGCTCCA GCTGACCCCAACGCTCCAGCTGGTTCCACTGCCGATCCTGGTAATCCTGCTGATCCAAACGCTCCAGCAGGCTCGACTAACGCTCCTGGTACCCCTGCTGATCCAAATGTTCCAGCTGGTTCCACTGCCGCTCCTGGTAGTCCTGAAGATCCGAACGCTCCA GCTGACCCCAACGCTCCAGCTGGTTCCACTGCCGATCCTGGTAATCCTGCTGATCCAAACGCTCCAGCAGGCTCGACTAACGCTCCTGGTACCCCTGCTGATCCAAATGTTCCAGCTGGTTCCACTGCCGCTCCTGGTAGTCCTGAAGATCCGAACGCTCCAGCAGGCTCGACTGCCACTCCTGGCACCCCTGCTGACCCCAACGCTCCAGCTGGTTCCACTGCCGATCCTGGTAATCCTGCTGATCCAAACGCTCCAGCAGGCTCGACTAACGCTCCTGGTACCCCAGCTGATCCAAATGTTCCAGCTGATTCCACTGCCGCTCCTGGTGTTCCAAATGCTCCAGCTGGTTCGACTGCCTCTTCTGGTACCCCTTCTGATCCAAATGCTCCAGCTGGTTCCACTGCCGCTCCTGGTAGTCCTGAAGATCCGAACGCTCCA GCTGACCCCAACGCTCCAGCTGGTTCCACTGCCGATCCTGGTAATCCTGCTGATCCAAACGCTCCAGCAGGCTCGACTAACGCTCCTGGTACCCCTGCTGCTCCAAATGTTCCAGCTGGTTCCACTGCCGCTCCTGGTAGTCCTGAAGATCCGAACGCTCCA GCTGACCCCAACGCTCCAGCTGGTTCCACTGCCGCTCCTGGTATTCCTGAAAATTCAAACTCTGGTTCGACTGCCGCTCCTGGCACGCCTGCTGATCCCAACGCTCCAGCTGTttcgactgct CCGCTCCTGGTACCCCTGCTGATCCCAACGCTCCAGCTGTttcgactgctgctcctggtaTTCCTGAAAATCCAAACGCTGGTTCGACTGCCGCACCTGGTAATCCTTCTCATCCCAACTCTCCAGCTGGTTCCACTGCCGCTCCTGGCACCCCAGCTGGTTCGACTCCAGCTTCTGGTACTCCTGCTGATCCAAATGCTACAGCTGGTTCCACTGCGGCTCCAG GCCAGACTCGACCAACTCTTCGTCCAGTTCAGCATTTACCGATCTGGCCAAGTGGACCACATTATGCAAAAAATCCTGGTGTTGATTCAGCTGAAGGACCCCGAAATGGCTTCaagcccatcccatcccatcggCCGCTTCAATTCTGGCCAGACTGGCAGAAGTGGATGA
- the LOC117895203 gene encoding helicase SRCAP isoform X27, with protein MFQLVPLPLLVVLKIRTLQQARLPLLAPLLTPTLQLVPLPILVILLIQTLQQAQLTLLIPLLIQMFQLVPLPILVILLIQTLQQARLMLLVPQLIQMFQLIPLPLLVFQMLQLVRLPLLVPLLIQMLQLVPLPLLEILLIQTLQQARLTLLIPLLIQMFQLVPLPLLVVLKIRTLQQARLPLLAPLLTPTLQLVPLPILVILLIQTLQQARLTLLVPLLIQMFQLVPLPLLVVLKIRTLQQARLPLLAPLLTPTLQLVPLPILVILLIQTLQQARLPRLAPLLTPTLQLVPLPLLVVLKIRTLQQARLPLLAPLLTPTLQLVPLPILVILLIQTLQQARLTLLVPLLIQMFQLVPLPLLVVLKIRTLQLTPTLQLVPLPILVILLIQTLQQARLTLLVPLLIQMFQLVPLPLLVVLKIRTLQLTPTLQLVPLPILVILLIQTLQQARLTLLVPLLIQMFQLVPLPLLVVLKIRTLQQARLPLLAPLLTPTLQLVPLPILVILLIQTLQQARLTLLVPQLIQMFQLIPLPLLVFQMLQLVRLPLLVPLLIQMLQLVPLPLLVVLKIRTLQLTPTLQLVPLPILVILLIQTLQQARLTLLVPLLLQMFQLVPLPLLVVLKIRTLQLTPTLQLVPLPLLVFLKIQTLVRLPLLARLLIPTLQLFRLLRSWYPC; from the exons ATGTTCCAGCTGGTTCCACTGCCGCTCCTGGTAGTCCTGAAGATCCGAACGCTCCAGCAGGCTCGACTGCCACTCCTGGCACCCCTGCTGACCCCAACGCTCCAGCTGGTTCCACTGCCGATCCTGGTAATCCTGCTGATCCAAACGCTCCAGCAGGCTCAACTAACGCTCCTGATACCCCTGCTGATCCAAATGTTCCAGCTG GTTCCACTGCCGATCCTGGTAATCCTGCTGATCCAAACGCTCCAGCAGGCTCGACTAATGCTCCTGGTACCCCAGCTGATCCAAATGTTCCAGCTGATTCCACTGCCGCTCCTGGTGTTCCAAATGCTCCAGCTGGTTCGACTGCCTCTCCTGGTACCCCTTCTGATCCAAATGCTCCAGCTGGTTCCACTGCCGCTCCTGGAAATCCTGCTGATCCAAACGCTCCAGCAGGCTCGACTAACGCTCCTGATACCCCTGCTGATCCAAATGTTCCAGCTGGTTCCACTGCCGCTCCTGGTAGTCCTGAAGATCCGAACGCTCCAGCAGGCTCGACTTCCACTCCTGGCACCCCTGCTGACCCCAACGCTCCAGCTGGTTCCACTGCCGATCCTGGTAATCCTGCTGATCCAAACGCTCCAGCAGGCTCGACTAACGCTCCTGGTACCCCTGCTGATCCAAATGTTCCAGCTGGTTCCACTGCCGCTCCTGGTAGTCCTGAAGATCCGAACGCTCCAGCAGGCTCGACTGCCACTCCTGGCACCCCTGCTGACCCCAACGCTCCAGCTGGTTCCACTGCCGATCCTGGTAATCCTGCTGATCCAAACGCTCCAGCAGGCTCGACTGCCACGCCTGGCACCCCTGCTGACCCCAACACTCCAGCTGGTTCCACTGCCGCTCCTGGTAGTCCTGAAGATCCGAACGCTCCAGCAGGCTCGACTTCCACTCCTGGCACCCCTGCTGACCCCAACGCTCCAGCTGGTTCCACTGCCGATCCTGGTAATCCTGCTGATCCAAACGCTCCAGCAGGCTCGACTAACGCTCCTGGTACCCCTGCTGATCCAAATGTTCCAGCTGGTTCCACTGCCGCTCCTGGTAGTCCTGAAGATCCGAACGCTCCA GCTGACCCCAACGCTCCAGCTGGTTCCACTGCCGATCCTGGTAATCCTGCTGATCCAAACGCTCCAGCAGGCTCGACTAACGCTCCTGGTACCCCTGCTGATCCAAATGTTCCAGCTGGTTCCACTGCCGCTCCTGGTAGTCCTGAAGATCCGAACGCTCCA GCTGACCCCAACGCTCCAGCTGGTTCCACTGCCGATCCTGGTAATCCTGCTGATCCAAACGCTCCAGCAGGCTCGACTAACGCTCCTGGTACCCCTGCTGATCCAAATGTTCCAGCTGGTTCCACTGCCGCTCCTGGTAGTCCTGAAGATCCGAACGCTCCAGCAGGCTCGACTGCCACTCCTGGCACCCCTGCTGACCCCAACGCTCCAGCTGGTTCCACTGCCGATCCTGGTAATCCTGCTGATCCAAACGCTCCAGCAGGCTCGACTAACGCTCCTGGTACCCCAGCTGATCCAAATGTTCCAGCTGATTCCACTGCCGCTCCTGGTGTTCCAAATGCTCCAGCTGGTTCGACTGCCTCTTCTGGTACCCCTTCTGATCCAAATGCTCCAGCTGGTTCCACTGCCGCTCCTGGTAGTCCTGAAGATCCGAACGCTCCA GCTGACCCCAACGCTCCAGCTGGTTCCACTGCCGATCCTGGTAATCCTGCTGATCCAAACGCTCCAGCAGGCTCGACTAACGCTCCTGGTACCCCTGCTGCTCCAAATGTTCCAGCTGGTTCCACTGCCGCTCCTGGTAGTCCTGAAGATCCGAACGCTCCA GCTGACCCCAACGCTCCAGCTGGTTCCACTGCCGCTCCTGGTATTCCTGAAAATTCAAACTCTGGTTCGACTGCCGCTCCTGGCACGCCTGCTGATCCCAACGCTCCAGCTGTttcgactgct CCGCTCCTGGTACCCCTGCTGA